GGTATATACATATCCGAGATCCGTTACGTTACGATGCCTGTATGACGTGGAAGAAAGTGGCGGCGATGATATCATCAGTTTGGATAATGTCTCTAATTATATCCTTTGTTCCCATACATTTAGAATGGCATAAAAATCCAGAGGACCAGGACAAACCTCCTGACGAAAATTCATGTAATTTGGATTTGAATCGGGCCTACGCTGTAGTTTCATCTACAATAAGTTTCTATATTCCTCTAATTGTTATGCTGGCAATTTATATTCAACTTTATGCATATGCAAGAAAACATGCGGCTAGCATAAAGAAAATCAACACGCCTTTGTCGCAAGACAGATTCAACAACTCTAATGGTAAAAGTAGTGGTTCTAAAATGTCAGACCACAAGGCTGCAGTAACTCTTGGGATCATTGTTGGTGTGTTTCTCTTTTGCTGGTTGCCGTTCTTTATCATGAATCTCATCTCAGCCTTTTGTGAATGTGATGTTCCGGTGGCAGTGTTTAGCATTCTAAGTTGGCTAGGATATGCCAATTCCTGTTTAAACCCAATCATTTATAGCATCTTCAACAGAGATTTTCGTGAGGCTTTCAAACGAATTTTATTCCCGAAATCATGCAAGTGTAATGACAGCAGGCGACACAATAATGGATTTAATCATAGGAGtccgagaaaacaaatgaacaaatcCGAATACATTATGCACCCTACAGAGAACGGTTCTAAACGGGACTGTAAAGAGCCCCTTTGCTCAGAAATGACGGCTTTGTAAGTCTAGCTATACCTTTCAGGTGAGACTCGATGCTTTGAACGTCAcatttaagtatatatacatatataagagTTTTACCATGAGGTTGAGAAAGATAACAAGAGAGTGAGAGAATGTTGTGATATAATAGAGGCGAAATGGATATGTATAggtaaaaagatatttttgcTGGGTTTGTGTTTATGTCATACACAAATGCTTCAAACAATTGTTAAAAGATACTGCAAATGATAAAGATCTATCTAAGATATACGCATATTTATAGTATTCACTGTTAAGATTTGCATAATTATAcctttgaaattttattttcaagagTATTTAGATTTTATATATTTGCATGTATACAACTTAAATGGTGTAAAGATACAATCATATAGTGTTAAGTATAGTTTAAAGGTTACAAATGTTCTGTTATTGCTTttcatacataaaaaattaaatttctaTAAATAGCCAATACGTTGTATCAacaaaccaatatatatatgaccCACGTTAAGAGCTTTCT
This genomic window from Argopecten irradians isolate NY chromosome 11, Ai_NY, whole genome shotgun sequence contains:
- the LOC138334818 gene encoding dopamine receptor 1-like, translated to MVTNYSVFPNLEHDLFDNGSAGGNVSGDAGPSGPYTVVESIVIGTILSLVIILAIAGNILVCVAVFTDRRLKHLNNLFIVSLAIADLLVAILVMTFAVINDIQGRWLFGSVFCNIWISSDIMCSTASILNLCVISLDRYIHIRDPLRYDACMTWKKVAAMISSVWIMSLIISFVPIHLEWHKNPEDQDKPPDENSCNLDLNRAYAVVSSTISFYIPLIVMLAIYIQLYAYARKHAASIKKINTPLSQDRFNNSNGKSSGSKMSDHKAAVTLGIIVGVFLFCWLPFFIMNLISAFCECDVPVAVFSILSWLGYANSCLNPIIYSIFNRDFREAFKRILFPKSCKCNDSRRHNNGFNHRSPRKQMNKSEYIMHPTENGSKRDCKEPLCSEMTAL